Genomic window (Grus americana isolate bGruAme1 chromosome 25, bGruAme1.mat, whole genome shotgun sequence):
CTCCGAGACCTTAACCACGCGTGTGTCCCTCTGCTCCGCTGTTGTTCCCAGCGCTGTTGGGATTTGGTCCAGGCACAGATGCTTTTAGATTGACTGGCCGCTGTAAGCTTGGctaattttctggaaaacaatAGCTTTAAGGCATGTGTGCGAATGCCCCTTTGAACATATGCTGTCTGACTTGGAAAGAACTGCCTGTGCATTGCCCTTTGTGTGGCCCCGGCGTTTTACATTTCATGATGGATGGACTGTCTCTAGGTGTCCTTCCAAGTTTTTATGATGTTGCTGGTAAACGTGGTATACTAGATCACACATTTTCCCCTGCTCGTATTAAAAATGACAGTTATGAGTTGTTCAGATGATCTGAATTTAGTTGAGCAGGCTAAAACTAAATTCCAGGTACACGGTCCATTGTGGAGTTAAAAATTCAAACAAGTAGTAGTCCAAAAACACTTACAATAGGGAATGCACACTGTGCAGCTCAGCTAAGTCATATGTTAACTAGCATTTCTGATGAAGAGCTAAAACCCTGATGTGCAAGGGTGTCTCCAAAGAAAGAACCATTGTTTGAGGAGGTTTCTGTTAATGCGGGTGCAAAGGGTTAAGAAATCCTGCGATAAGCTGATAGAATTGGAATGCATTTTGATGGTTTTTGGCAGGTCAGCTCGTTAGAAGTGgctgatgttttctttagatAAAGAAGAGAGGAACTTAGTGTTTATAATCCAGAACATTGATGAAGaattaattacattaattttttacaATATTGCCATAAGATAAAGCAAACAGTGATAGCGTATTCCAATGATGTAAATACTAATGGAATCATGTTAGGTAATAGAGTATAAGTACGTGGAGTTAGCTGTGGGATTACATGTGCCATATGGAGCTGACTAATGAAGGTGTAAATTACCTTCCCTGAATAAAGCCGTGCTGAAGTGGCTTTTCAGAGCTCTCCCCAAGGTGGTACCATGAGGCTTCCAGTGCTTCCTGTCTCCAAGCGTACTGGCCTTGTGAAGACAAACTGTtttttgcagcaaagaaaatgaacttgttttcatagaatcatagaatggtttgggttggaaggcacctcaaagatcacgcagttccaacccccctgctatgggcagggacaccctccactagaccacgttgcccaaagccccatccaacctggccttgaacactgccagggatggggcatccacaacctctctgggcaacctgtgccagggcctcaccactctaacagtaaagaatttctttctaatatctaatctaaattgaccctccttcagcttaaacccattcccccttgtcctgtcactacactccctgataaacagtccctcaccatctttcctgtaggccccttcaggtactggtaagccgcagttagatctccccggagccgccttttctccaggctgaacaaccccaactctgtcagcctgtccccataggagaggtgctccagccctccgatcagcttcgtgtccctcctctggactctctccagcagctcgatgtctctcctgtactggggcccccagagctggatgcagtactgcaggtggggtctcacaagagcggagtagaggggcaggatcacctccctcaacctgctggtcatgcctctcttgatgcagcccaggacacagttggctttctgggctgtgagtgcacactgccagctcacgttgagcttctgATCAATCAatacctccaagtccttctccttgagGCTGCTTTCAAttcattccttgcccagcctgtagttgtgcttgggattgcaccgacccacgtgcaggaccttgcacttggcctcgtTGAACTTCgtgtggtttgcacaggcccacttCTCCAGTgtgtcagggtccctctggacggcatcccttccctccagcgtgtcgaccacaccacacagcttggtgtcgtcagcaaacttgctgagggtgcatttCCTTTGGATTTGTGCAGACATACGTCTCTAGAACAACTTTATCAATGCCTGTGTATCAAAAAGCATATAATGAATTCACCAAGCTGGCaagttgaaataattttttaaattaggctTTTACTGAACAGGTAGCTTGGAGTAAAGGACGTTCAGAAATTGGTAAATACTCCACCCCCTTGCCATAGTTCATGGCTCGCGAGAGAGGGAAATATGCTGACCCCTTCAGAAGCAAAACTTTGAGTATCAGAAGATGAATGCTTTAACATTTATTATACGGTACAGCAGTGAGGCCCCAGTGTACTTTAGGTTGCTCTTGGTCCGTGGTTTTCCTGGTTCTGTATCTTTTACTGGGCAAAACTGTCAGCAGCAAAATACCTGTTGCAGACCTCCACATTAGTAAGGGAGTAACAGGAGGTTATGTGGAGTTGCAGAAGTCAAATTGTAAGGAACCTAGCAATATTTTTTGCCAGACTGTGGTAGTTTGGATGTGTGGCTCTAGCTTTTTGTGATAGGAGTGTTTCTTGGGATCTGTGTAAAGTGTTTCCATGAGTTTCTGATTGGCATCAGTCTTGAATCAGGGATAAACTTCTACTTCCTGAGCAAAACAGAGGCAAGTGGGTCAAAGCTTAGAGTAATTCATTGTGGCTGCATTCAGCTGAGATCCTCTATTCTGGAtttgaatttttgtttcctcagGCTTCCATGATGTTTGCCCAGCGCACCCAGAAGTGTGTGAACTCCGTGCTGCTGTTTGCACTGCTGTGCtgcatccttcctcctccagcgcAAGCCAGCAAGGTGAGTGAACAGCTTCAGATGCAAGCACCAAACCGCCCATGTAGtgccacagaaacaaaaatggcaGAGAAGGAACTTTTTCTGTGGAAGTTTGCAAAGATAAGGAGTGCTATAGCAGATGTGTATTTATCATATGTAGAGCTGTGAACATATGTCACAGTGGCCTCTGtcctgccttctgctgtgttttggagcTTGCGTTTTAGAATTTGTTTGAAAAGTACCTGGTCTCTGGAGCAGAGGTTCTcaagacattttaaaactggTTATTGATGtgaaagaagcagcacaggaagaGGAGACCTGTGTGAAGTCCTCTCTCTTACTGAACGTTTTGCCTTTTCCCACACCCCTGGGTGGCAAGGGCAGCACAACTGTACACGCATGTTCACTCACTAGAGCCATCTCCTcttgcttctgcagagctcGGAGGACATCCGCTGCAAGTGCATCTGTCCCCCGTACCGGAACATCAGCGGGCACATTTACAACAAGAATGTGTCGCAGAAGGACTGGTGAGTTGTGGGTTCAAGCCTGAGGGATTGGTCCATGAAAGCTCCAGAGTTTCCAGCTGGTGCTAAGGAAGTAATTCTCTACCTGTGCGTTTGCAGAGGAAGCCGTTTTGGTAggtgatcatagaatcatgatGTTCAACCCAGGCAAGGGGTGTTTTTGGAATAGAAGTTGAGGAATCCAGGAGGCATGATTTCTTAAGCCACGGCTCTCAGCAGATGTGAGGCGTACCCTCCAGTCCTTTTCACCTGGACCAGATCCCTGCAGAAGACACTTGGACAGTCTATCCCAGGAACTTTGGGCTAGCGGAGCTGTGAGGGGAACTCTTAAAACCAGATCAGCGTTGTCGGCCTGACGGAAAAGCTGGGACACAGAAGTATAGTCACCCCAGCATCCTTCCAGAGAGCATTGGTTTCaccttgtcctgttgctgattttggtttctttgtgtttcagcAACTGTCTGCATGTTGTGGAGCCGATGCCGGTGCCAGGGAATGATGTGGAGGCCTACTGCCTGCTGTGTGAATGCAAGTACGAGGAGCgcagcaccaccaccatcaAGGTAACTGTGAGTctgctccctggggctggctcCTTCTCCTTGCCGTGCCACACCATCCCAGGCGCTGCTACACTGATGGGTTCCTGGAGAAGAGCccagtaaaggaaaataaaactgtcaCAGCTAGTATGCAGTGGTAGTGCCAGGGGCACCATGACCAAGTCAGGAGGGCTCCTGGCAGTGAGGAGCAGGCTGCATAGGAGCTCAGTCTCCTTGCTGAGGATGTGTGACAGTGCCAAGCACCTCTGACCAGGGACCCATCTTGTTGGTCTCCTTTCAGATGCAGCACGTGTCCTACATGAGCACAGCGTGGAGAAGATCAGCGTGGTTTATGCAGTGATGGCACTTACATCTCATCAGCCTTCCTGCAAGTGCAAGAGACTTTTTAGTGAGCAAAATTAGGAGAGAAGGGATCAAACATCAGAGGCTGCTGTGAAAGGAGCTTCCTGGCCTCTGTGGTGGTGATTATCTATACTATTGATCCTTTTCCACTGTGCTGTCCTTAACTGCAGGTGATCATCATCATTTACTTGTCCGTGGTGGGGGCACTGCTGCTTTACATGGCTTTCCTTGTGCTGGTGGACCCTCTGATCCGGAAGCCAGATGCTTATACCCAGCCTCTGCACAACGAGGAGGAGAATGAGGTGAGGCACAGGGCTGGCTGTGGTCATGGTGGAGACAGGGTGGTGGGACAGCAAGAGAATGGCTGACAGGGAAACAGAGTGACCTCATGCTTGTCCCTTCTCATGCAGTGTGTGACCAACGTTGTTGCTTTTTGGGCACTTACTACAAGTAAACATTTAGACTCAAGTCTGTGCAGATCATGCTGAAGCACAAGGAAATATTCAAAGTACAAGTTCTGTATGATGAGCCTGAGATGAAACTTGTGCTCTGGGGCCAGGGGTGGCTTTTACCAAGTGGCCTGAATTTGGTATGTCAGTCTAGATGAAACCAAAAGTCAAAACGGTTCCTGTTTGTGCAGTGTGCTAGGTGTAGTTACTTGGTGGTGAGCTTCCAGGGAAGGATGGGTTTAATTATTTGCTGAAACATGGGGCTGGCCTCTCTTCTAGACGCTTAAAAGAGCGGCCTCTGAAGTGCTGTGGCTGTTGTTTGAGtctgctctggggctgggcCCTGTTGTATCCAGGCCCTTGTTCCTTGTGCTTCTCCCCAGAGCAGAATTTCACTCAGATCCCATCTCTTTGGGTGACATTGGCATACGACATCTTGGGCAAGAAGATTAGGACCCAGCAGCAAAGAGAGAgcctgtctgtctctctctctctctctctctcagattTTGGGGGAGTACAAACttctttctgtaatttcagCATCCAGCGTACAACATCCTTCCCCCAGGAGAGAGGCAGTGGGCACTTTAGGGGCAATGATGGGGCCTGATTCCAAGGGGGATTTCAGAGCAAGAGCACCCTGACTtgcaaatcttttcttcttcccctgaGGCTTCCCTTCTCTTGTAAGGAAATACAGGAGGCTGAGAGGGGGATGGTCTCTCAGAGAGGAAGTGTTGGAGGCAGAGCTGATGGTTAGCACGCAGAAGAGGTGGAGTGGTGGCTGCACATGCAGTGATTAGTTCTCATGCCCAATTGCACCTGTAGCTCACTCTCTGTTTGTGGGATGCAAGGGCTGTCCAAGACTTGCTGCCTGTTAGCGCAGCGCGTGGCTCTGCAACACGGCCTTCTCAGTTCAGACGTGCAATTTAGCAGGGCACAGCGCTAGGCAGAGCTCTCTCCTGGAGCAGAGTTCCCTCCCTTGGTGGAGCCCCAGGGCTGCGCTCAAGCATCACCTCAGCTGCTGCGAGGAGACTTGTGAGAAGGCCTTCCTTAGCAATTACTGACTGGATGCTAGTGATTAGCTCAGTCACACTTTGGGAAGGGAAGCTGCAACGTTTGAAGATACTGTCCTTTCCTACTCTCTTAGAAAACCACTGGATCAGACTGTACTGTTTATACTTTGTTGTAAGTATAAACTACTTGGTCTAATTCTTTTATACGCTGACGTGAGGAGTAGCTGCTCCGGAGTGCACAGTCTGTCCATTGCCTCCCTCTGCTGAAAAAAGGAGCTCCTGCAGGAGGAGATGAGTTGTAGCCTAAAAGTGTGCTTTTGCTGCACTGCTCCACAGGAATAATTCAGATTTAGATCTAGGTGCACACTGTAGATGCCTGATAGTAGGTGAGGTTTATCTTACTCCAGTGTGCTGGACTGTAAATTCTTTGGGAGTTAGTGCAGTTCCTCTCCTGGGGACTCTTTCTTTGGGGCCTGTGACTTTACTATGGGTGATCCCCAAGAGCAAGCTTTCCATCCGGAGTTGGGGGGCTGGTGTTGAGCAGCTCTGAAAATGGCATTCTTTGTCAGGACAACTCAAGCCTTGAATTGctctttcagctgaaattttgcCCAGAGTCGAGCTGCCACCTTCTGCGTTCATGCTGGGCATGCCTTGATCTCACTCACCgtttctttctgctgcaggaCGCTCGCTCCTTGGCTGCAGCCCACACCCCATCTGGCGCTAGAGCCAACACGGTGCTGGAGAGGGTGGAGGGGGCCCAGCAGCGCTGGAAGCGCCaggtgcaggagcagaggaagacagTTTTCGACCGCCACAAGATGCTGAGCTAGATATTTGCTGAGCTGTGCGACACCACTTCCCAAGAGACAGGGTAGCTCCGTTGGTCGAGATGGACAGCAAGTCATCCTTCAGGACATCCGTGGTGTTTGACTGAAAGCTCTAACCCTCTCTGATTTACCGTCTTTGTGGAGAGAAGCAGACCAAAATGCTTGCCTCTGTTTTTGTCCCCTTGCCCTTTACCTCTCAGCCCAGAGGCTCCTTAACCCTTGCCCGGCTGACATCTGCGCTGATTGTTAGCCCAGTGGCTGCATGTAAATGGTAGGTCCTACGCTGCTCCCCCAGGTCACGGGCCGACTTGAGCCggggctgcagctccagtgcGCTGTGCTCGGCTGGACCCCCCAGGCACCACTTGCTGGGACTGAAGTCTCTGTCAGCCCACCCCCACATCAGAGACAGGGGTCTCTGTATGGAGTGTTGGAAGCTGGCTGGGCCTTCCTGGGATAAAAATAGTGGGATAATTTTTGTGTGGGATAAATTATGTGGCGCTTCTCCAGGACAGAGAAAGCTCCTCCAGTTTGCACCGATGTTAATTGGGTGTCATGGTGTTGAGACAAGTGCATTGCACAGGAAGGAGGACGGGGTTACCCACCAGTGGTCAGCTGCTGCTTGCACTTACTCTTGTGTAAACTGGATTTCCACTTTATTCAGTGGAATCTGTCCAGATTTACACCAGCATAACTGAAACTGTAGCTTGTTTCTGTGTCAGTGAATATCACAGAACTGATTACTACATTCACAAGTAAGAGACTGACAGGTAAAAGTTGATTTACAGTTATATCTTTTCCTGCTTTAGCAGTGGATAAAAATTTACTGGTGAGaaagctttctgtttgtttccatgTTAGTAACCCTTGACGCTCTCACAGTGCAGTCAGGGGCATTTGTGTCTAGGAGAGCTGGGGCAAAGGCTTTACTGGAGCACTGTAAACACTTGTCTGGGTCTTGGGGCCCTGGAAAGGGGACACTTGTGCTACTCGGAACACTCCAAGAGCTCCGACTGTACTTGGGCTGCGTGGAGGAAACTGAAGTGATCCTGCAATGTGTACATTGATCCCACTGAGAACATCGATAATGTCAGGAAGGTGCCAGAGTTTATCATGTAGCATCTCTGTATTAAATGCAGACAAAAATCTATTACATGGCTgctttttttcagggaaaagtcCCATCACACCAGGTCTGGGGCTCCCAGCACTGAGCGGCTGCTCTCCAGGCTGCCTTCCAGTGCCCAGCAGGCAAGTTGATCCAGGACCTCAAGACCAAGCTGTGGTTAAGCACTTGGGTGTTTCAGCTCTGCAGGTGGGTCCCCTGGCACTACTTTGTGACTGTCCTGGTCCAGAAGAGCCAGGCTTAAAGCACTGGCAAGCCAGAGTAAGTTAGTGGCAAACTGTTCCAAGCTGTCAGGCAGGAAGGCCCATGCAGATCAGAATTCCTCCTTGTTTGTTGAAAGCTGAGCAATTGTTGCTAAAAGCCTAACTGGGAGAGGTGCCGGTCAACAGCCTCGCACACTAGTGCCAACAGTTTTTGATTGAGCTGCTCGGCAGGTTCCAGCACTCCGAGCTGATCCTGCCAGGCAAATCCAAACAGAAGCTTTTTGGG
Coding sequences:
- the TMEM9 gene encoding proton-transporting V-type ATPase complex assembly regulator TMEM9 isoform X1, giving the protein MMFAQRTQKCVNSVLLFALLCCILPPPAQASKSSEDIRCKCICPPYRNISGHIYNKNVSQKDCNCLHVVEPMPVPGNDVEAYCLLCECKYEERSTTTIKVIIIIYLSVVGALLLYMAFLVLVDPLIRKPDAYTQPLHNEEENEDARSLAAAHTPSGARANTVLERVEGAQQRWKRQVQEQRKTVFDRHKMLS
- the TMEM9 gene encoding proton-transporting V-type ATPase complex assembly regulator TMEM9 isoform X2 — its product is MPVPGNDVEAYCLLCECKYEERSTTTIKVIIIIYLSVVGALLLYMAFLVLVDPLIRKPDAYTQPLHNEEENEDARSLAAAHTPSGARANTVLERVEGAQQRWKRQVQEQRKTVFDRHKMLS